A genome region from Streptomyces pratensis includes the following:
- a CDS encoding SDR family NAD(P)-dependent oxidoreductase, with product MLNDIRREAITMVPEGTRVPLRLLCREPAGATDQATVMSAGAATGLDEDLLSRLLLLQLESAGQLSGEAPALPPGGGLRRWLDESVRRLRVHGLLHGAPSRPAPASAVDSSAAWAEWETHGAGQQGDGAPRAQFTLLDATLRALPGILRGEVLATDVMFPNSSMELVEGIYRDNSVSDRFNGILADAAAAVVREIVRADPAARVRILEIGAGTGGGSVTVFERLEPFAAHVETYSYTDLSKSFLMHAEQEYGPRYPYLDYRLFNVEEPLAAQDMAPGSYDLVLATNVLHATKDIRRTLRNAKGALKKHGVLLANELSTHSLFTHLTFGLLDGWWLYEDEELRMPGGPGLSPESWEEALDDEGFGSVSFPARRLHGLGYQVIAADSDGLVRQEAQEAAVPAAEAVGDGPVRREAEERAAGKVPEQGPAVGEALEQHVRDTIFEQLKLSLKIDRTQIAADDAFMDYGVDSIIGVRLIQEINRALGTDLSTTDLFDHGSVNRLTRHITGHAHPAGPAAPPQAERRSTPEELASPPVVSGRAARPDGERTSAGLQAREPIAVVGMSGRFGGSADVGQLWEHLARGHDLTEPVSRWDLSRHHPAGTQSCDRGSFIDGIDRFDPAFFNISGVEATYMDPQQRLFLEESWKALEDAGYAGSDTQGRRVGVYVGCQESGYAQLFGAEAPPQSMWGNALSAMPARISYHLDLQGPAIAVDTACSSSLVAIHLACQGLWGGETEMALAGGVSVQCTPQFYLLAGRAGMLSASGRCHTFDDRADGFVPGEGVGVLVLKRLGDAIADGDHIRGVISGSGINQDGASNGITAPSAASQERLETSVYDTFGIRPDDIQMMEAHGTGTKLGDPIEYQALKRAFRRYTDRRDYCALGSVKSNLGHTVTAAGVAGAMKVLLSLEHRSIPPSINFEQANAHIDMSDSPFYVNTVNRPWAAGNDGTRRAAVSSFGVSGTNAHIVFEEAPDPVPRSTGPTGHLVTLSAATAGQLVEQAERLIAHCEQRPGLAPGDIAFTLLLGRKHLAHRLAVVVGDRGELVQSLRTWLDQGHSPLVRAGEVPAQGIEERAALRNLGNDCVRQAATDPAARTELLSTVADLYVQGYGLDYAALFAGDRCTRVPLPTYPFARDRYWVPEQRALTARPGTAEPHALLHEDVSDFDARRYRTRFTGEEHFLTDHVVKGRKVLPGVACLEMARAAAALTLGTPGRGGDADGIALRNVVWARPVAVDAEPVILLTSLVPVGPDEAHFEITGTPGPTPGATPVVHSQGQVVRRTAAPALLDVPALRAACDRRELTAAQLYRMYEAIGFRYGPSHRGLEQLHVGRGQVLAHLVLPGSVRAARDAFVLHPSLLDATLQASLGIGLAGGTAETLDVTGMKPSLPFALDELEVLGSCAESMWAWIRSSAGSRADGTVLKLDIDLCDDQGRVCVRIRGMSYRVLGGEADGTEPDAVSCVSFLPVWREATPGDPAPEPREHVVLLPDLPALGDLLAQREPAARLLHLTSAGPGIAERFTEYTVQALDHLRSLLAEGVRRAAHIQLVVPDESGLATTRGLSGLLKSVQAEQPGLLPQVVLVDPAGSAEQMMSLLGAGRRHPHESCVRLRAGRVEALAWREGDAPAETRVPWRSGGVYLVTGGLGGIGKLVAQDMAGVRDVKLVLAGRSPLGPEQESALDALRGQGADVRYAQADVARAAAVRTLVDGIVQEHGTLHGIVHAAGVLRDGLVGGKTAEECRAVLAPKVAGLVNLDEASKDVPLDFLMSFSGAAGVFGNAGQSDYAAANAFLDAYTHHRRQLADRGERSGASVSVDWPLWAEGGMRMDPGTEAVMNERLGMAPLPTAEGMDALYAALEAPHSQVLVVAGDADRIRRTVLDRPAVPEAAPPAPPRPAGPVEGPAAARPLPATGAEADTVRAALVAHLRKALSEVIQVPGHRIDPAAPFERFGIDSVLALSVTNRLEADFGSLSKTLFFEYRNIQELSAYFLRAHADTVRAVVGIHGEPARPPVPEAGDLIHGEPGRPPVPGDLIHGEPARPAGPEAGAPVAVPRPPGPTEVPSPAEPSRPAAREDAIAVIGLAGRYPGAKDLEGLWENLVAGRDCVTEVPQDRWEHDLYYDPDRNRPGRTPTRWGGFLDGVADFDALFFNVSPREAAIMDPQTRLFLECVWTLLESSGYTRDRLRDVHGSRVGVHVGAMYQQYQLLASDIVHESMTSVMSYSAIANRVSHFFDLQGPSLAIDTTCSSSLVAIHMACEELRRGGCDMMIAGGVNLSLHPKKYLGLSLAGLTGSDLDSRALLDGDGFIPAEGVGAVLLKPLAMAVRDGDEILAVIRSSATNHKGRTSGPVVPSPDRQQRLIEENLERAGIHPRTVSYVEASANGSQMGDAVEFAALRGAFGEHTQDERFCAVGTVKSTLGNLEAASGIAQLSKVVLQLGHRRLVPFVGSGRLNPGVEPAGTAFYLPQEAEPWNRPVVDIDGHEREYPLRAAVNSFGAGGSNAHLVVEEYVAEPGTEDTAAQASDDGDLMPQIVVLSARTEDRLRAVASLLSEFLPAQADLSLADLAHTLQSGREAMESRLALVAGNTKELAAGLAHYLDGSEEAAPVPLFTGDAGRDDSDLDLLLSGRAGDALVRELLAESDLEKLALLWARGGNVPWGSVPRGDRTPRMLRSLPAYPFDRKRYWVPQPSGRDATTAIAAPAAVTTAPAAVPAAGAADRITVVVAELLGMRTDELDLATPLEDLGFSSIHATQLLQALQAEIDPMADLGALGECRSTGDLLRRFGPGAVASAGAGPAPAAPVRIPEVVQLNAGREGRPVFWFHGGLGGVEVYASITDSIERPFYGIQARGWMTNSDPLHGIPALADHYAQIIRTVQPEGPYDLGGYSFGGLLAYEVTRRLQEHGATVDSIVMVDTYDDSVGDVTMSRTDMLLQQVNALLFAASKPAPEDFATTLVPGREVDWNQEEDGLLDQMLTLARERGLKGDAQALRDRVLRNLRVQEAYGLLDYDIASLPRPESVTCFYFRNRSGLFYGEMEPLFSTQEDGAVLDHGVYWAEWQRQLPNFHQVDVDSANHFVMLGDPAALTTVRSFCKLFYTGKRDKRLPVAKAWVTRHQKAQDKR from the coding sequence ATGCTGAACGACATTCGGCGCGAAGCCATCACGATGGTGCCCGAAGGCACGCGGGTTCCCCTGCGCCTGCTGTGCCGGGAGCCTGCCGGCGCGACGGACCAGGCAACGGTCATGTCCGCCGGTGCCGCCACGGGCCTGGACGAGGACCTGCTGAGCCGCCTGCTGCTCCTCCAGCTCGAGAGCGCCGGACAGCTGTCCGGCGAGGCTCCGGCCCTGCCCCCCGGAGGCGGACTGCGCCGCTGGCTGGACGAATCCGTGCGGCGGCTGCGCGTTCACGGACTCCTGCACGGCGCCCCCTCGCGGCCGGCCCCGGCGTCGGCCGTGGACAGCTCCGCCGCGTGGGCGGAATGGGAGACCCACGGCGCAGGACAGCAGGGGGACGGCGCCCCGCGGGCCCAGTTCACACTGCTCGACGCCACACTGCGTGCGCTGCCGGGCATCCTGCGCGGCGAGGTGCTCGCCACCGACGTGATGTTCCCCAACTCGTCGATGGAGCTGGTCGAGGGCATCTACCGGGACAACTCCGTCTCCGACCGCTTCAACGGGATCCTGGCGGACGCCGCGGCCGCCGTGGTGCGGGAGATCGTGCGCGCCGACCCGGCCGCCCGCGTCCGCATCCTGGAGATCGGCGCGGGCACCGGCGGCGGGAGCGTCACCGTCTTCGAGCGGCTGGAGCCCTTCGCCGCGCACGTCGAGACGTACTCCTACACAGATCTGTCGAAGTCGTTCCTGATGCACGCGGAGCAGGAGTACGGGCCGCGTTACCCCTATCTGGACTACCGGTTGTTCAACGTCGAGGAACCGCTGGCGGCGCAGGACATGGCCCCCGGTTCCTACGACCTCGTCCTGGCCACCAACGTGCTGCACGCCACGAAGGACATCCGCCGGACGCTGCGCAACGCCAAGGGCGCGCTGAAGAAGCACGGCGTCCTGCTCGCCAACGAGCTGTCCACCCACTCGCTCTTCACACACCTGACGTTCGGCCTCCTCGACGGCTGGTGGCTGTACGAGGACGAGGAGCTGCGCATGCCGGGCGGACCCGGCCTCTCCCCGGAGTCCTGGGAGGAGGCGCTCGACGACGAGGGATTCGGATCCGTGTCCTTCCCGGCGCGGCGGCTGCACGGGCTGGGATACCAGGTGATCGCCGCGGACAGCGACGGCCTCGTGCGGCAGGAGGCCCAGGAGGCCGCGGTCCCGGCGGCGGAAGCCGTCGGCGACGGCCCCGTCCGGCGGGAGGCGGAGGAGAGGGCGGCCGGCAAGGTGCCGGAGCAGGGCCCGGCCGTCGGCGAAGCGCTGGAACAGCACGTCAGGGACACGATCTTCGAGCAGCTGAAGCTGTCGTTGAAGATCGACCGGACGCAGATCGCCGCGGATGACGCCTTCATGGACTACGGCGTCGATTCCATCATCGGTGTGCGGCTGATCCAGGAGATCAACCGTGCGCTCGGCACCGACCTCTCGACGACCGACCTCTTCGACCACGGTTCCGTCAACCGGCTGACGCGGCACATCACCGGCCACGCGCACCCGGCCGGGCCGGCGGCCCCGCCGCAGGCCGAGCGGCGGTCCACGCCCGAGGAGCTCGCATCACCTCCGGTCGTTTCCGGCCGGGCAGCCCGGCCGGACGGGGAGCGGACCTCTGCGGGCCTCCAGGCCAGAGAGCCCATCGCCGTCGTCGGAATGAGCGGAAGATTCGGCGGATCGGCCGACGTCGGGCAGCTCTGGGAGCACCTCGCGCGGGGCCACGACCTCACCGAGCCCGTCTCACGCTGGGACCTGTCGCGCCACCACCCGGCCGGCACCCAGAGCTGTGATCGCGGCAGCTTCATCGATGGGATCGACCGCTTCGACCCGGCCTTCTTCAACATCTCGGGCGTCGAGGCCACCTACATGGACCCGCAGCAGCGGCTCTTCCTCGAGGAGTCGTGGAAAGCGCTGGAGGACGCCGGCTACGCGGGCTCGGACACCCAGGGACGGCGTGTCGGCGTGTACGTCGGCTGCCAGGAGAGCGGGTACGCACAGCTGTTCGGTGCCGAGGCGCCCCCGCAGTCGATGTGGGGCAACGCGCTGTCGGCGATGCCGGCGCGCATCTCGTACCATCTCGACCTCCAGGGCCCGGCGATCGCGGTCGACACCGCCTGCTCCAGTTCGCTCGTCGCCATCCACCTCGCCTGCCAGGGGTTGTGGGGCGGTGAGACCGAGATGGCCCTGGCGGGCGGCGTCTCCGTGCAGTGCACGCCGCAGTTCTACCTGCTGGCAGGCCGCGCCGGGATGCTCTCCGCGAGCGGCCGCTGCCACACCTTCGACGACCGGGCCGACGGCTTCGTGCCCGGCGAGGGTGTAGGAGTCCTCGTCCTCAAGCGCCTCGGCGACGCGATCGCCGACGGTGACCACATCCGCGGCGTCATCAGCGGCTCCGGGATCAACCAGGACGGCGCGTCCAACGGGATCACCGCACCGAGCGCCGCCTCCCAGGAGCGGCTGGAGACCTCGGTCTACGACACCTTCGGGATCCGCCCCGACGACATCCAGATGATGGAGGCGCACGGTACGGGCACCAAGCTCGGCGACCCGATCGAGTACCAGGCCCTGAAGCGGGCCTTCCGGCGGTACACGGACCGGCGCGACTACTGCGCACTGGGCTCGGTCAAGTCCAACCTCGGTCACACCGTCACCGCCGCCGGCGTCGCCGGTGCCATGAAGGTCCTGCTCTCGCTCGAGCACCGGAGCATCCCGCCCTCGATCAACTTCGAGCAGGCGAACGCGCACATCGACATGTCCGACAGCCCCTTCTACGTCAACACGGTGAACCGCCCCTGGGCTGCCGGGAACGACGGCACACGACGTGCGGCGGTCAGCTCCTTCGGGGTCAGCGGGACCAACGCCCACATCGTGTTCGAGGAGGCTCCTGACCCGGTGCCCCGCTCCACCGGACCCACCGGACACCTCGTCACCCTGTCCGCGGCCACCGCCGGGCAACTCGTCGAGCAGGCCGAGCGCCTGATCGCCCACTGTGAGCAGCGGCCGGGGCTGGCCCCGGGAGACATCGCCTTCACCCTCCTCCTCGGCCGCAAGCACCTCGCGCACCGGTTGGCCGTCGTCGTAGGCGACCGTGGGGAACTGGTCCAGAGCCTGCGCACCTGGCTCGACCAGGGGCACAGCCCCCTCGTGCGCGCCGGCGAGGTCCCCGCTCAAGGGATTGAGGAGCGTGCCGCGCTGCGGAACCTCGGTAACGACTGCGTCCGGCAGGCCGCCACCGACCCGGCGGCCCGCACCGAACTGCTGTCGACCGTCGCGGACCTCTACGTCCAGGGCTACGGCCTGGACTACGCCGCCCTCTTCGCCGGAGACCGCTGCACCCGCGTCCCACTGCCGACATACCCGTTCGCCCGTGACCGGTACTGGGTGCCCGAGCAGCGGGCGCTCACGGCTCGTCCCGGCACGGCCGAGCCGCATGCGCTGCTGCACGAGGACGTCTCGGACTTCGACGCCCGGCGCTACCGCACGCGGTTCACCGGCGAGGAGCACTTCCTCACCGACCACGTGGTCAAGGGGCGAAAGGTGCTGCCCGGCGTCGCCTGCCTGGAGATGGCGCGGGCCGCCGCCGCCCTCACCCTGGGGACGCCCGGGCGAGGCGGCGACGCCGACGGCATCGCCCTGCGCAACGTGGTGTGGGCGCGGCCCGTGGCGGTGGACGCCGAGCCCGTCATCCTCCTCACGTCCCTCGTACCCGTGGGGCCCGACGAGGCCCACTTCGAGATCACCGGTACGCCGGGCCCGACGCCCGGTGCCACCCCGGTGGTGCACAGCCAGGGGCAGGTGGTGCGGAGGACAGCAGCGCCGGCGCTGCTCGACGTGCCGGCCCTCCGGGCCGCATGCGACCGGCGGGAGCTGACCGCGGCCCAGCTGTACCGCATGTACGAGGCCATCGGCTTCCGCTACGGCCCCTCACACCGTGGACTGGAGCAGTTGCACGTCGGCCGCGGCCAGGTCCTGGCCCACCTCGTACTTCCCGGCTCGGTGCGTGCCGCTCGCGACGCTTTCGTCCTGCACCCGAGCCTGCTCGACGCGACCCTTCAGGCGTCACTCGGCATCGGCCTCGCCGGCGGGACGGCCGAAACACTCGACGTGACCGGCATGAAGCCCTCCCTGCCGTTCGCGCTGGACGAGCTCGAAGTGCTCGGCAGCTGCGCGGAGTCGATGTGGGCCTGGATCCGTTCCAGCGCGGGCTCCCGGGCGGACGGCACGGTCCTCAAGCTCGACATCGACCTGTGCGACGACCAGGGCCGGGTATGCGTCCGGATCCGTGGCATGTCCTACCGCGTCCTGGGGGGCGAGGCCGACGGAACCGAGCCGGACGCGGTGTCCTGCGTGAGCTTTCTGCCGGTCTGGAGGGAGGCCACCCCGGGCGACCCGGCCCCCGAGCCGCGAGAACACGTCGTACTGCTGCCCGACCTGCCCGCACTCGGCGACCTCCTCGCCCAGCGTGAACCCGCGGCGCGGCTGCTGCACCTGACCTCCGCCGGACCCGGGATCGCGGAACGGTTCACCGAGTACACCGTCCAGGCGCTCGACCACCTGCGCAGCCTCCTTGCCGAGGGTGTGCGGCGCGCGGCCCACATACAGCTCGTCGTCCCCGACGAGAGCGGACTCGCCACCACCCGCGGCCTGTCGGGACTCCTGAAATCGGTACAGGCGGAGCAGCCCGGGCTGCTGCCGCAGGTCGTGCTCGTCGACCCGGCCGGAAGCGCCGAGCAGATGATGTCCCTGCTCGGCGCCGGCCGCCGGCATCCCCACGAATCCTGCGTGCGCCTCCGGGCCGGCCGCGTCGAGGCCCTGGCCTGGCGCGAGGGCGACGCGCCCGCGGAAACCCGGGTGCCATGGCGCAGCGGCGGGGTCTACCTCGTCACGGGCGGACTGGGCGGCATCGGCAAGCTCGTCGCGCAGGACATGGCGGGCGTACGCGACGTCAAGCTCGTCCTGGCGGGCCGCTCGCCGCTCGGACCCGAACAGGAATCCGCCCTCGACGCGCTGCGCGGCCAAGGCGCCGACGTCCGCTACGCGCAGGCCGATGTCGCCCGGGCCGCAGCCGTGCGCACCCTGGTGGACGGCATCGTGCAGGAGCACGGCACCCTGCACGGCATCGTCCACGCGGCCGGGGTGCTGCGCGACGGCCTCGTAGGGGGCAAGACCGCCGAGGAGTGCCGCGCGGTCCTCGCACCGAAGGTCGCCGGTCTGGTGAATCTGGACGAGGCCAGCAAGGACGTACCGCTGGACTTCCTGATGTCGTTCTCCGGCGCGGCAGGGGTGTTCGGCAACGCAGGGCAGAGCGACTACGCGGCCGCCAACGCGTTCCTGGACGCCTACACCCACCACCGGCGGCAGCTGGCCGACCGGGGAGAGCGCTCGGGAGCCTCCGTGTCGGTCGACTGGCCGCTGTGGGCCGAGGGCGGGATGCGGATGGACCCCGGTACCGAAGCGGTCATGAACGAGCGGCTGGGCATGGCGCCCCTGCCGACCGCCGAGGGCATGGACGCGCTGTACGCAGCGCTGGAGGCGCCGCACAGCCAGGTCCTGGTCGTCGCGGGCGACGCCGACCGGATCAGGCGCACCGTGCTGGACCGGCCCGCCGTTCCGGAAGCGGCCCCGCCCGCACCGCCGAGGCCGGCCGGCCCGGTGGAGGGCCCGGCTGCGGCCCGGCCACTGCCTGCGACGGGTGCCGAGGCCGACACGGTGCGCGCCGCCCTGGTCGCCCATCTCCGGAAGGCGTTGAGCGAGGTGATCCAGGTGCCCGGGCACCGGATCGACCCGGCGGCGCCCTTCGAGCGGTTCGGCATCGACTCGGTGCTCGCGCTCTCGGTCACCAACAGGCTGGAGGCCGACTTCGGCTCGCTGTCGAAGACGCTCTTCTTCGAGTACCGGAACATCCAGGAGCTGAGTGCCTACTTCCTCCGCGCCCACGCGGACACGGTGAGGGCGGTCGTCGGCATCCACGGTGAGCCCGCCCGGCCGCCCGTGCCCGAGGCCGGAGACCTCATCCACGGTGAGCCCGGCCGCCCGCCCGTGCCCGGAGACCTCATCCACGGTGAGCCCGCCCGGCCGGCCGGGCCCGAGGCCGGAGCCCCGGTCGCAGTCCCACGGCCTCCGGGCCCGACCGAGGTGCCGTCACCGGCCGAGCCCTCGCGGCCCGCGGCCCGCGAGGACGCGATCGCGGTGATCGGACTCGCCGGCCGATATCCCGGCGCGAAGGACCTGGAGGGGCTCTGGGAGAACCTGGTCGCGGGACGGGACTGCGTGACGGAGGTGCCCCAGGACCGCTGGGAGCACGACCTCTACTACGACCCCGACCGGAACCGGCCCGGCAGGACCCCCACCAGGTGGGGCGGATTCCTGGACGGTGTAGCCGATTTCGACGCACTGTTCTTCAACGTCTCGCCACGCGAGGCCGCCATCATGGATCCGCAGACGCGCCTGTTCCTGGAATGCGTCTGGACCCTGCTGGAGAGCTCCGGCTACACCAGGGACCGGCTGCGCGATGTGCACGGGAGCCGGGTCGGAGTCCACGTCGGCGCGATGTACCAGCAGTACCAGCTGCTGGCGTCCGACATCGTGCACGAATCCATGACGTCGGTGATGAGTTACAGCGCCATCGCCAACCGTGTGTCGCACTTCTTCGACCTGCAAGGGCCGAGCCTCGCGATCGACACCACCTGCTCCTCGTCGCTGGTCGCGATCCACATGGCGTGCGAGGAACTGCGCAGGGGCGGCTGCGACATGATGATCGCCGGTGGCGTCAACCTCTCCCTGCACCCCAAGAAGTACCTGGGACTGAGCCTGGCCGGCCTCACGGGCAGCGACCTCGACAGCCGGGCTCTCCTGGACGGGGACGGTTTCATACCCGCGGAGGGCGTCGGCGCGGTGCTGCTGAAGCCGCTGGCCATGGCCGTCCGTGACGGGGACGAGATCCTCGCCGTCATCCGGTCTAGCGCGACCAACCACAAGGGCCGCACCAGCGGCCCCGTGGTGCCCAGCCCGGACCGGCAACAGCGGCTGATCGAGGAGAACCTGGAGCGGGCGGGCATCCACCCGCGAACCGTCAGCTACGTCGAGGCGTCTGCCAACGGTTCCCAGATGGGCGACGCAGTCGAATTCGCCGCGCTGCGCGGCGCCTTCGGTGAACACACCCAGGACGAGCGGTTCTGCGCCGTCGGGACGGTCAAGTCCACGCTGGGCAACCTTGAGGCGGCCTCGGGCATAGCCCAGCTGAGCAAGGTCGTCCTCCAGCTCGGGCACCGCCGGCTCGTCCCGTTCGTCGGGAGCGGCCGGCTCAACCCGGGCGTGGAGCCGGCGGGCACCGCCTTCTACCTGCCGCAGGAGGCGGAGCCCTGGAACCGGCCCGTCGTGGACATCGACGGCCATGAGCGGGAGTACCCGCTGCGGGCGGCAGTCAACTCCTTCGGAGCGGGTGGCTCCAACGCCCATCTCGTCGTCGAGGAGTACGTGGCGGAGCCCGGGACGGAGGACACCGCCGCACAGGCTTCCGATGACGGCGACCTGATGCCGCAGATCGTGGTCCTCTCCGCCCGCACCGAGGACCGGCTCAGGGCTGTCGCGAGCCTGCTGTCGGAGTTCCTGCCGGCGCAGGCGGACCTGTCCCTCGCCGACCTCGCCCACACACTGCAGTCCGGGCGCGAGGCCATGGAATCCCGGCTGGCGCTGGTTGCGGGGAACACCAAGGAGCTCGCCGCAGGCCTCGCCCACTACCTCGACGGCTCCGAGGAGGCAGCCCCCGTGCCGCTGTTCACCGGCGACGCCGGGCGTGACGACTCGGACCTCGACCTGCTGCTGAGCGGACGGGCCGGCGACGCGCTGGTCCGCGAGCTGCTGGCCGAGAGCGACCTCGAGAAGCTGGCCCTGCTGTGGGCGCGGGGCGGGAACGTGCCCTGGGGGTCCGTGCCGCGCGGCGACCGGACCCCGCGGATGCTGCGGTCGCTGCCGGCCTACCCCTTCGACCGGAAGCGGTACTGGGTGCCCCAGCCCTCGGGACGGGACGCCACGACCGCGATAGCTGCCCCGGCTGCGGTCACCACTGCTCCGGCTGCTGTTCCGGCCGCCGGAGCAGCGGACCGGATCACGGTCGTCGTCGCCGAGCTGCTGGGGATGCGGACGGACGAACTCGACCTCGCGACGCCGCTGGAGGACCTCGGCTTCAGCTCGATCCACGCCACACAGCTCCTCCAGGCCCTCCAGGCCGAGATCGACCCCATGGCCGATCTCGGCGCGCTGGGCGAGTGCCGGTCGACCGGGGACCTGTTGCGGCGCTTCGGGCCCGGGGCTGTCGCATCCGCCGGTGCCGGGCCGGCGCCCGCCGCTCCGGTGCGCATCCCGGAGGTCGTCCAACTCAACGCCGGACGCGAGGGCCGACCGGTCTTCTGGTTCCACGGCGGGCTCGGCGGGGTGGAGGTCTACGCGTCGATCACCGACAGCATCGAGCGGCCCTTCTACGGGATCCAGGCCCGTGGCTGGATGACGAACAGCGATCCGCTGCACGGGATCCCGGCACTGGCCGATCACTACGCGCAGATCATCCGCACGGTCCAGCCCGAGGGCCCCTACGACCTCGGTGGCTATTCGTTCGGCGGCCTGCTGGCCTACGAGGTGACGCGCCGCCTCCAGGAGCACGGCGCGACAGTGGACAGCATCGTCATGGTGGACACCTACGACGACAGCGTGGGGGACGTGACCATGTCGCGCACCGACATGCTGTTGCAGCAGGTCAACGCCCTGTTGTTCGCCGCCTCCAAGCCGGCTCCGGAGGACTTCGCCACCACGCTGGTGCCCGGCCGCGAGGTCGACTGGAACCAGGAGGAGGACGGCCTTCTCGACCAGATGCTCACCCTGGCCCGGGAGCGGGGCCTGAAGGGGGACGCGCAGGCGCTGCGCGACCGGGTGCTGCGCAACCTGCGCGTCCAGGAGGCCTACGGACTGCTGGACTACGACATCGCGTCGCTACCCCGGCCGGAGTCGGTCACCTGCTTCTACTTCCGCAACCGCAGCGGTCTGTTCTACGGAGAGATGGAGCCGCTGTTCTCCACCCAGGAGGACGGCGCGGTCCTGGACCACGGCGTCTACTGGGCGGAGTGGCAGCGGCAGCTGCCGAACTTCCACCAGGTCGACGTGGACTCGGCGAACCACTTCGTGATGCTCGGCGACCCGGCGGCACTCACCACCGTGCGGTCCTTCTGCAAGCTGTTCTACACCGGCAAGCGGGACAAGCGGCTCCCTGTGGCGAAGGCATGGGTCACCCGCCACCAGAAGGCGCAGGACAAGAGGTGA